The following are from one region of the Sorghum bicolor cultivar BTx623 chromosome 2, Sorghum_bicolor_NCBIv3, whole genome shotgun sequence genome:
- the LOC8084111 gene encoding probable mixed-linked glucan synthase 3, translated as MTSPALSTGGAAVMEDGGLIDPLLAAPDGNGATKTTKTKECGAEGKYWVAADEAERRAVTECGAEDGRRPLLFRTYKLRGAILHPYRALIFVRLVAVLLFFIWRIRNNKSNIMWFWAMSVVGDAWFGFSWLLNQLPKFNPIKSIPDLDALRRYYDLPDGTSKLPSIDVFVTTADPIDEPILYTMNSILSILATDYPIDRLACYVSDDSGSLILYEALVEVAKFAMLWAPFCHKHFIEPRAPERYFEMEAQPQGGRAMQEFLNDYKRVQMEYEEFKVRLGNLSDTIHKRSDVYNSMRTSEGDAQATWMENGMQWPGTWMDPTENHRKGHHKGIVKVVLDQPSRGHNHSPQVGDENKFDFGVVGLCLPMLVYVSREKNPSYDHNKKAGALNAQLRVSALLSNAQFIINFDCDHYINNSQALRAAVCLMLDQRKGDNTAFVQFPQRFDNVDPTDRYGNHNRVFFDGTMLALNGLQGPSYLGTGCMFRRIALYGIDPPHYRQDKITPESSKYGKSTPLIDSISKAMREEMLTTQPPFDDTFVTDTKMIVAASYDKGTDWGKGVGYIYDIATEDIVTGFRIHGKGWSSMYCTMQHDAFCGTAPINLTERLHQIVRWSGGSLEMFFSHNNPLIGGQRLQLLQRVSYLNMTVYPVTSLFILLYSLCPVMWLVPDEIHIQRPFTRYVVYLLIIILMIHMIGWLEIKWARFTWLDYWRNEQFFMIGSTSAYPIALFHMAKKLLTKKGIHFRVTSKQMTANTNDKFADLYEMRWTSMLIPTVFVLVANVGAVGVAMGKALVYMGVWTVSEKTHAALGLLFNVWIMVLLYPFALAIMGRWAKRPIILLVLLPAVFVIVGVIYVALHILLANVIPI; from the exons ATGACTTCGCCGGCGCTGTCCACCGGCGGCGCCGCTGTCATGGAAGATGGCGGCCTCATCGACCCACTTCTAGCGGCGCCGGATGGCAACGGCGCCACGAAGACGACGAAGACGAAGGAGTGCGGCGCCGAGGGCAAGTACTGGGTGGCCGCTGACGAGGCGGAGAGGCGGGCGGTGACCGAGTGCGGCGCTGAGGACGGCCGCCGCCCGCTGCTGTTCCGGACGTACAAGCTCAGGGGCGCCATCCTGCACCCCTACAG AGCACTAATCTTCGTGCGCCTAGTCGCGGTCCTCCTATTCTTCATCTGGCGCATCAGGAACAACAAATCCAATATTATGTGGTTCTGGGCTATGTCGGTTGTCGGGGACGCCTGGTTTGGATTCTCATGGCTCCTAAACCAGCTTCCCAAGTTCAACCCCATCAAGAGCATACCTGATCTTGATGCCCTCAGGCGATACTATGACCTTCCAGATGGCACCTCTAAACTCCCTAGCATCGACGTCTTTGTCACCACCGCTGATCCTATCGATGAGCCGATACTCTACACTATGAATTCCATCCTCTCTATCCTTGCCACTGATTATCCGATTGATAGACTTGCCTGCTACGTCTCTGATGATAGCGGGTCATTGATCCTTTATGAAGCATTGGTTGAGGTTGCAAAGTTTGCAATGTTGTGGGCTCCATTCTGTCACAAGCATTTCATTGAGCCAAGAGCACCAGAGAGGTATTTTGAGATGGAGGCACAACCACAAGGTGGAAGAGCAATGCAAGAGTTCTTAAATGACTACAAGAGGGTGCAAATGGAGTATGAAGAGTTTAAGGTGCGCTTGGGTAATCTTTCTGACACCATTCACAAGCGTTCGGATGTTTACAACAGCATGAGAACTTCAGAAGGAGATGCACAAGCAACTTGGATGGAAAATGGGATGCAGTGGCCAGGCACATGGATGGATCCAACAGAGAACCATAGAAAAGGACATCATAAGGGAATTGTTAAG GTTGTGTTGGATCAGCCAAGTCGTGGACATAACCATAGTCCCCAAGTCGGCGATGAAAATAAGTTTGACTTTGGTGTTGTTGGGTTGTGCctaccaatgcttgtgtatgtctcTCGTGAAAAGAATCCAAGCTATGACCATAACAAGAAGGCGGGTGCATTGAATGCACAGCTGCGAGTCTCTGCTCTACTCTCCAATGCACAATTCATCATCAACTTTGACTGTGACCACTACATCAACAATTCTCAAGCTCTCCGTGCAGCAGTCTGCCTCATGCTTGATCAACGGAAAGGTGATAACACTGCCTTTGTTCAGTTCCCTCAACGCTTTGACAATGTTGACCCGACAGACCGTTATGGCAACCACAACCGAGTATTCTTTGATGGAACCATGCTTGCCCTGAATGGACTGCAAGGACCATCGTACCTTGGCACTGGATGCATGTTCCGCCGCATAGCACTCTATGGCATTGACCCACCTCATTATAGACAAGATAAAATCACACCTGAATCTAGTAAGTATGGCAAGTCCACTCCCTTAATAGACTCGATATCAAAAGCCATGAGAGAAGAAATGCTAACCACACAACCACCTTTTGATGACACATTTGTCACCGATACGAAGATGATTGTGGCAGCTTCTTATGATAAAGGGACTGACTGGGGTAAGGGTGTTGGCTATATTTATGACATAGCAACAGAGGACATAGTGACTGGATTTCGCATCCATGGGAAAGGGTGGAGTTCCATGTATTGCACAATGCAGCATGATGCATTTTGTGGCACAGCACCAATCAACCTAACAGAGCGCCTCCACCAAATTGTTCGTTGGTCCGGTGGGTCTCTAGAGATGTTCTTCTCTCACAACAACCCACTCATCGGTGGCCAACGACTACAACTTCTTCAACGTGTGTCCTACCTCAACATGACGGTCTACCCAGTTACATCACTTTTCATCCTGCTCTATTCTCTTTGCCCGGTAATGTGGCTCGTCCCCGATGAAATACACATCCAAAGGCCCTTCACTAGGTATGTTGTGTACCTTCTCATAATTATATTGATGATCCACATGATTGGCTGGCTCGAGATAAAGtgggctaggttcacatggCTAGACTATTGGCGTAATGAGCAGTTCTTCATGATTGGGTCGACAAGTGCATACCCAATAGCACTATTTCACATGGCAAagaaactcctcacaaaaaagGGTATACACTTCAGGGTCACTTCCAAGCAAATGACCGCCAacaccaatgacaagtttgccgATTTGTATGAGATGCGATGGACGTCGATGTTGATTCCCACGGTGTTTGTTTTGGTTGCCAATGTTGGTGCTGTTGGAGTGGCCATGGGCAAGGCCTTGGTGTACATGGGAGTATGGACGGTGTCGGAGAAGACTCATGCTGCACTTGGCCTTCTGTTCAATGTGTGGATCATGGTGCTCCTTTACCCCTTTGCACTGGCGATCATGGGAAGGTGGGCGAAGAGACCGATCATCCTGCTGGTACTGCTACCAGCAGTCTTTGTAATTGTTGGCGTGATATATGTAGCTCTTCATATCTTACTTGCTAATGTTATTCCAATATAG
- the LOC8084112 gene encoding probable mixed-linked glucan synthase 3: MASPAPAADGAVNAANGGLTDPLLVSANGHGAAPRKAAHGAKGKYWVAADKAERRAAKEAGGEDGRALLFRKYKVKGALLHPYRLLIIIRLIAVLVFFAWRIRHNKSDIMWFWTMSIVGDVWFGFSWLLNQLPKFNPVKTIPDLAALKRHFGFPDGTSRLPGIDVFVTTADPIDEPILYTMNCVLSILAVDYPVDRLACYLSDDSGALVLYEALVEVGKFAPLWVPFCRKYSIEPRAPESYFEHVAPPQAGRVTQEFLNDYRRVQMEYDEFKVRLDNLPDAICKRSDVYNSMRAAEGDQKATWMANGTQWPGTWIDPTENHRKGHHAPIAKVVLEHPNRGQHHESNLSIGTTDERLPMLVYVSREKNPNYDHNKKAGALNAQLRASALLSNAQLIINFDCDHYINNSQALSSAVCFMLDQRDGDNTAFVQFPQRFDNVDPTDRYGNHNRVFFDGTMLALNGLQGPSYLGTGCMFRRLALYGIDPPHCRAENITAEASRFGNSTIFLDSVSKALKNDRSITPPPIDDTFLAELERVVTCSYDKGTDWGKGVGYIYDIATEDIVTGFRIHGQGWRSMYCTMEHDAFCGVAPINLTERLHQIVRWSGGSLEMFFSHNNPFIGGHRIQPLQRVSYLNMTVYPVTSVFILIYALSPVMWLIPDEVYIQRPFTRYVVYLLVIIVMIHMIGWLEIKWAGVTWLDYWRNEQFFMIGSTSAYPMAVLHMAVNLLTKKGIHFRVTSKQTAADDNDKFADLYDFRWVPMLIPTMTVLICNVGAIGVALGKTVVYIGTWTAAKKMHAALGLLFNIWIMFLLYPFALAIMGRWAKRPIILVVLLPVVFALVALLYVGVHILLAGVIPF; the protein is encoded by the exons ATGGCTTCGCCGGCGCCGGCAGCCGACGGTGCCGTGAATGCGGCCAATGGTGGCCTCACTGACCCACTTCTAGTGAGCGCGAACGGCCACGGTGCCGCTCCGAGGAAGGCTGCCCATGGCGCCAAAGGCAAGTACTGGGTGGCCGCCGACAAGGCCGAGAGGCGGGCTGCGAAGGAGGCCGGCGGTGAGGACGGCCGCGCGCTGCTGTTCCGGAAGTACAAGGTCAAAGGCGCCCTTCTGCACCCCTACAG GTTGCTGATCATCATCCGATTAATCGCTGTCCTTGTCTTCTTCGCGTGGCGCATCAGGCACAACAAATCTGACATCATGTGGTTTTGGACAATGTCCATAGTTGGCGATGTTTGGTTCGGCTTCTCGTGGCTCCTCAACCAGCTCCCAAAGTTCAACCCTGTCAAGACCATCCCAGACCTGGCCGCCCTCAAGCGGCACTTTGGCTTCCCTGACGGCACCTCTAGGCTCCCCGGAATTGATGTTTTCGTCACCACTGCCGACCCCATTGATGAACCCATACTGTACACCATGAACTGTGTCCTCTCCATCCTCGCTGTTGACTACCCAGTCGACAGGCTTGCCTGCTATCTCTCAGATGACAGCGGGGCACTGGTTCTctatgaggcattggtcgaggTCGGAAAGTTCGCACCTCTGTGGGTTCCATTCTGCCGCAAGTATTCCATTGAGCCAAGGGCACCAGAAAGCTATTTTGAGCATGTGGCGCCACCACAGGCTGGAAGGGTGACACAGGAGTTCTTGAATGATTATAGGAGGGTGCAAATGGAGTATGATGAGTTTAAGGTGCGCTTGGACAACCTCCCTGATGCCATCTGCAAGAGATCTGATGTTTACAATAGCATGAGAGCTGCAGAAGGAGATCAAAAGGCAACTTGGATGGCAAATGGGACGCAGTGGCCTGGCACATGGATTGATCCAACAGAAAACCATAGAAAAGGACATCATGCTCCAATTGCCAAG GTTGTGCTGGAGCATCCAAACCGTGGACAACATCATGAAAGCAATCTCAGCATTGGCACCACTGACGAGCGCCTCCCAATGCTTGTTTATGTCTCCCGTGAGAAGAACCCAAATTATGACCACAACAAGAAGGCAGGGGCCCTGAATGCACAACTGCGAGCCTCTGCACTCCTCTCTAATGCCCAACTCATCATCAACTTTGACTGCGATCACTACATCAACAATTCTCAAGCCCTAAGTTCAGCTGTCTGCTTCATGCTAGATCAACGGGATGGTGACAACACCGCATTTGTTCAGTTCCCACAGCGCTTCGACAATGTTGACCCCACAGACCGCTATGGCAACCACAACCGTGTCTTCTTTGATGGGACCATGCTTGCCCTTAATGGTTTGCAAGGACCCTCATACCTTGGCACTGGTTGCATGTTCCGCCGCTTAGCACTCTATGGTATTGACCCACCCCACTGCAGAGCAGAGAACATCACAGCCGAAGCTAGCAGGTTTGGTAACTCCACAATCTTCCTAGATTCAGTGTCAAAAGCCCTGAAAAATGACAGGTCAATTACACCACCACCAATTGATGACACATTCCTTGCTGAGCTAGAGAGAGTTGTGACATGTTCTTATGACAAAGGTACTGACTGGGGCAAGGGTGTAGGGTACATCTATGACATAGCCACTGAAGATATAGTAACAGGATTTCGCATCCACGGGCAGGGGTGGCGCTCCATGTATTGCACAATGGAGCATGACGCGTTCTGTGGCGTTGCACCAATCAACCTAACTGAACGCCTCCATCAAATTGTTCGTTGGTCTGGTGGGTCTTTAGAGATGTTCTTCTCCCACAACAACCCATTCATAGGTGGTCACCGGATTCAACcccttcagcgcgtctcctacCTCAACATGACAGTCTACCCAGTCACATCAGTCTTCATCCTGATCTATGCTCTAAGCCCGGTGATGTGGCTTATCCCTGATGAAGTATACATCCAGAGACCATTCACTAGGTATGTCGTGTACCTTCTCGTAATCATAGTGATGATTCACATGATTGGCTGGCTTGAGATAAAGTGGGCGGGGGTCACATGGCTGGACTATTGGCGCAATGAGCAGTTCTTTATGATCGGCTCAACCAGCGCATATCCAATGGCAGTGCTGCACATGGCAGTGAACCTCCTCACAAAGAAGGGCATACACTTCAGGGTCACTTCCAAGCAAACAGCCGCAGATGACAATGACAAATTTGCTGACTTGTATGATTTTAGATGGGTGCCAATGCTCATCCCAACAATGACAGTTCTGATCTGCAATGTTGGTGCCATTGGTGTAGCCCTGGGCAAAACAGTGGTATACATTGGAACATGGACAGCGGCAAAGAAGATGCATGCAGCATTGGGTCTGTTGTTCAACATATGGATCATGTTTCTCCTCTACCCATTTGCACTAGCGATCATGGGGCGGTGGGCGAAGAGGCCAATCATCCTTGTAGTCTTGCTGCCAGTTGTCTTTGCACTTGTTGCGCTGTTGTATGTAGGTGTCCATATCTTACTTGCTGGTGTAATTCCATTCTAG
- the LOC8084113 gene encoding probable mixed-linked glucan synthase 3, protein MASPAPADGDNGGLTDPLLVTATGHGATPRKAGLGAKGKYWVAADKAERMAAKEAGGEDGRALLFRKYKVKGGLLHPYRLLIIIRLIAVLVFFAWRIRHNKSDIMWFWTMSIVGDVWFGFSWLLNQLPKFNPVKTIPDLAALKQQFAFSEGTSRLPGIDVFVTTADPIDEPILYTMNCVLSILAVDYPVDRLACYLSDDSGALILYEALVEVGKFAPLWVPFCRKYSIEPRAPESYFEHVAPPQAGRVTQEFLNDYRRVQMEYDEFKVRLDILPDAIRKRSDVYSSMRAAEGDQKATWMANGTQWPGTWIDPTENHRKGHHAPIAKVVLHHPSSGQHLGSQPITESNLSITTTDERLPMLVYVSREKNPSYDHNKKAGALNAQLRASALLSNAQLVINFDCDHYINNSQALSSAVCFMLDQRDGDNTAFVQFPQRFDNVDPTDRYGNHNRVFFDGTMLALNGLQGPSYLGTGCMFRRLALYGIDPPHCRAENITAEASRFGNSTIFLDSVSKALKNDRSITPPPIDDTFLAELERVVTCSYDQGSDWGKGVGYIYDIATEDIVTGFHIHGQGWRSMYCTMEHDAFCGVAPINLTERLHQIVRWSGGSLEMFFSHNNPFIGGRRIQPLQRVSYLNMTVYPVTSVFILIYALSPVMWLIPDEVYIQRPFTRYVVYLIIIVVMIHMIGWLEIKWAGVTWLDYWRNEQFFMIGSTSAYPMAVLHMVVNLLTKKGIHFRVTSKQTAADDNDKFADLYDFRWVPMLIPTMAVLVCNVGAIGVALGKIVVNIETWTAAKKMHAALGLLFNIWIMFLLYPFALAIMGRWAKRPIILVILLPVVLVLVAILYVGLHILLAGVIPL, encoded by the exons ATGGCTTCACCGGCGCCGGCAGACGGTGACAATGGTGGCCTCACTGACCCACTTCTAGTGACCGCAACCGGCCATGGTGCCACCCCGAGGAAGGCTGGCCTCGGTGCCAAGGGCAAGTACTGGGTGGCCGCCGACAAGGCCGAGAGGATGGCTGCGAAGGAGGCCGGCGGTGAGGACGGCCGCGCGCTGCTGTTCCGGAAGTATAAGGTCAAAGGCGGCCTTCTGCACCCCTACAG GTTGCTGATCATCATCCGATTAATCGCTGTCCTCGTCTTCTTCGCATGGCGCATCAGGCACAACAAATCTGATATCATGTGGTTTTGGACAATGTCCATAGTCGGTGACGTCTGGTTCGGCTTCTCGTGGCTCCTCAACCAGCTCCCAAAGTTCAACCCCGTCAAGACCATCCCAGACCTTGCAGCCCTCAAGCAGCAGTTTGCCTTCTCTGAAGGCACCTCTAGGCTCCCCGGCATTGACGTTTTCGTGACCACTGCCGATCCCATTGATGAGCCCATACTCTACACCATGAATTGTGTCCTCTCCATCCTCGCTGTTGACTATCCAGTCGACAGGCTTGCCTGCTATCTCTCAGATGATAGCGGGGCACTCATCCTCTACGAGGCATTGGTCGAGGTCGGAAAATTTGCGCCTCTGTGGGTTCCATTTTGCCGCAAGTACTCCATTGAGCCAAGGGCGCCAGAAAGCTATTTTGAGCATGTGGCGCCACCACAAGCTGGAAGGGTGACGCAGGAGTTCTTGAATGATTATAGGAGGGTGCAAATGGAGTATGATGAGTTCAAGGTGCGCCTGGACATCCTCCCTGATGCCATCCGCAAGAGATCTGATGTTTATAGTAGCATGAGAGCTGCAGAAGGAGATCAAAAGGCAACTTGGATGGCAAATGGAACACAGTGGCCTGGCACATGGATTGATCCAACAGAAAACCATAGAAAAGGACACCACGCTCCTATTGCCAAG GTTGTGCTGCACCATCCAAGCAGTGGACAACATCTTGGTTCACAACCCATCACTGAAAGCAATCTCAGCATTACCACCACTGACGAGCGCCTCCCAATGCTTGTTTATGTCTCTCGTGAGAAGAACCCAAGTTATGACCACAACAAGAAGGCAGGTGCCCTGAATGCACAACTGCGGGCCTCTGCTCTCCTCTCTAATGCCCAACTCGTCATCAACTTTGACTGCGACCACTACATCAACAATTCTCAAGCCCTAAGCTCGGCTGTGTGCTTCATGCTAGATCAACGAGATGGTGATAACACCGCTTTCGTTCAGTTCCCACAGCGCTTTGACAATGTTGACCCCACAGACCGCTATGGTAACCACAATCGTGTCTTCTTTGATGGGACCATGCTTGCCCTTAATGGTTTGCAAGGACCCTCATACCTCGGCACTGGTTGCATGTTCCGTCGCTTAGCACTCTATGGTATTGACCCACCCCATTGTAGAGCAGAAAACATCACAGCCGAAGCTAGTAGGTTTGGTAACTCCACAATCTTTCTAGATTCAGTGTCAAAAGCCCTGAAAAATGACAGGTCAATCACACCACCACCAATTGATGACACATTCCTTGCTGAGTTAGAGAGGGTTGTGACATGTTCTTATGACCAAGGTTCTGACTGGGGCAAGGGTGTAGGGTACATCTATGACATAGCCACTGAAGATATAGTAACAGGATTTCACATTCACGGGCAGGGGTGGCGCTCTATGTATTGCACAATGGAGCATGATGCGTTTTGTGGTGTTGCACCGATCAACCTAACAGAACGCCTCCATCAAATTGTGCGTTGGTCTGGTGGGTCTTTAGAGATGTTCTTCTCCCACAACAACCCATTCATTGGTGGTCGCCGGATTCAACCTCTTCAACGTGTCTCCTACCTCAACATGACAGTCTACCCAGTCACATCAGTATTCATCCTGATCTATGCTCTAAGCCCAGTGATGTGGCTTATCCCTGACGAAGTATACATCCAGAGACCATTCACTAGGTATGTCGTGTACCTTATCATAATCGTCGTGATGATTCACATGATTGGCTGGCTTGAGATAAAGTGGGCGGGGGTCACATGGCTGGACTATTGGCGCAATGAGCAGTTCTTTATGATCGGCTCGACGAGTGCATATCCAATGGCAGTGTTGCACATGGTAGTGAACCTCCTCACAAAGAAGGGCATACACTTCAGGGTCACTTCCAAGCAAACAGCCGCAGAtgacaatgacaagtttgcggACTTGTATGATTTTCGATGGGTGCCAATGCTCATCCCAACAATGGCAGTTCTGGTCTGCAATGTTGGTGCCATTGGTGTAGCCCTGGGCAAAATAGTGGTAAACATTGAAACATGGACAGCGGCGAAGAAGATGCATGCTGCATTGGGTCTGCTGTTCAACATATGGATCATGTTTCTCCTCTACCCATTTGCACTAGCAATCATGGGGCGGTGGGCGAAGAGGCCAATCATCCTTGTAATCTTGCTGCCAGTTGTCCTTGTACTTGTTGCCATTTTGTATGTAGGTCTCCATATCTTACTTGCTGGTGTAATTCCACTCTAG